The nucleotide window GAAAGAGCTTCTGCAACCTATCATACATACGTACCCGTTATGCAAGGTACGTTTTAGGATAACATGAAAGAGAGAAACACGTGCTCATTCCCTGATGTCAAAATAGATGATAGTTTTCACGACAtgaaattctaaaatattttcttttcactttcaatTTAACTTCTAATTTTCTACAGACAACCGATATGCCAGAAGAAATGAAACAGGAGGCGTTAGAGTTGTGCACAACGGCGGCAGAAAAATATGCTGATAATTATGAACATGCTGCTAAAATGATCAAAGAAAgtcttgataaaaaatttagtcCTCCGTTTCAAGTTGTAGTTGGCGAGGCTTACGGTTTTTCTGTAACTCATCAAGAAAAAACTTTACTCTACATGTACACAGGTGGCAATCTTGCTGCTCTGATTTGGAGGACGGTCACTGGCTTTTCCTAACTTGTTTAAAATCTATTATtgggtttatttttttatctttactcATACGAATAAGCGCGTTAATAATACAAACGGAGatctggaaaattttatttacatctatacaaaaacaaaatcgtaCCAGCTTGATTATTTAGAACGCATTTATATTGTTGTGTCGCAGCGTTAAAAACTTGTTATACAAATAAGTTTATCGGTTTTGAAGGTATTGatagaattaattcaactaAAAATCGAGTTTGAATCAAATACAGTGTCTCAAATttgttgaatatattttcaatcaggccacaaatattgttacatctcatgtatgtatttataatgagaCAATTTCcggtattatacataaatattattgCAATCTTATTATAATCATAAATTATGAAACTGGTGTTCTGACCATTCGTATCTcctatttgaaatttcagtgGACGCAAATCAAAGGCGGTACTAGATTTGGGATATTAACTAATATTACACAAGTGTAGTCTTTTTCATTTAactgtatttttataattctcaatAATTGACTAGATCTGATGTTTCTCGAACTTTATCATATTCCTCACATGTGTATTTACATACTCACAGAAATTTAAATCAAAGATTCAGAATCAAATTCCATAGAGTCTGTTTGTACTTATACTATTATTAATCAGTCATTCGAACATCGATTTATCGTCAATTTTTATAGTAAAGATTAtcgatcgtaaaaattttccaaaccaCGATATTGCAACATATAAAGTACCTATATGAAAACCAATTAAGATCGGTATTaatctgttgaaaaaatagGAACGAGAATATTTATAATCTATAGTGAAACCATTTACACGAATGACAACGTCAATACATCTTTAAATATATTGCCAATACTCATCTCACAGAGTTAGCACATttagaaacattttttatcaattgcTTGTGATTAGGATAGTGAAGTAGCTTTTTTGTCTAGCTGATAGCATTAGTATACCGTTATCAAAATAGACTTTAATGTTATGGCTACGCGGATTTCCATATACAAATAGCTAAATTTCCTGCGCAATACATGTACAGAAGGTGTTTTAGCTGATAGGTAATCTCGAATCCGTATCCTTCACCCACTACCGTGTGCCAGGATGCTCCAAATTTTTTGTCCATCGTTTCCTTAATCATTTTCGAAGCACTCTCGTAATTATCCGCGTACTTCTCGGCTGCCGTTACGCATAACTCCATCGCTTCCTGTTTCATCTCGTCGCTCATGTCACATTTCTGTTGGAACAAACaataaacaacaaaaataaaaatacaagaatgCCCCATTAACTTCAATTTCCactgaaaatgtttatttattgaacgactgtgaaaattaaatttgaattcaatatTATACACTTGATTCTAAGTTCATTTGTTAATCTTAATTTCTAATTACACAAAAAGATGCAAAGATATTGCATCAAAATTAGAGAAGAAATCAATTGCTCGAATACATGATTcgaatttgtttatttttattttcgagaaaaatttaatgtacATTATAATTACGTTTAGATATTTGTAATTGAATGGGGATTGAAACTCACGCGACACAAGGGATACGTATGAAGTATTTTGACGACATCGTCCTTCTTGACTTCCGTCATCGTtctgttgtttatttttataattcaatctcaatcGTAGTTATAATTGCATTACACTATTAATTGTATGTGCGGCAACACACGACGAAACACCTGTGTTACACTGATGCAGAGAAAATTGCCGTGAAGCAGGCGAAATTGGGGCAAAATTATTGCGCTCGTGACTCATGCGGAGTCGTGAAATCAGATGTCAAGTAGGAAACGGGGCGTTGGGCATTTGGCAGAAAGGGAGGAGGCAAAATATTTACTTCCCAAGGCAACAGGGAGGAAGAATCACCCCCCACGTATCTATGCACTCGATTTCGTCATCGTGAATGGTGAAAGAATAGGCGCCGGCGCAATCGCGACATCGCACGCTGTGTTTTAATATTGTCCGTTTCGATTGTTGTTCATATACAGGTATATGGAATGTCAACGCTCGAGAACTCGTAATATATCTATAATTTAAAACAATCAAATTCCTTAATTTTATCTCGTAAGCAAAATACAATTAATAGTGCTCGTAATTCATGGTCAAAAAGAGCCAAGCAATTGTGTTGCGTCTAAGCTGTTATTGACTACAGTTGcagtttattttattgcaagagtTTTACCGTCTGTgtagatttcaaaatataatgacaaatttcttttacaaaactCAAATCAATGCGAATCCAGATGAATTGTATTCAGAGTTGCAATGTGTATTATTTGCCACCAGATGGATTCGAAAACGCTCTTTCCCACTGTTGGTCATTGTTGCTTCTAAAAGTGTAAAGTGGCGCCACCCGCGATTACCGAGCTATTACTGTATTGTATAAGTAACATTAGCTTGACGCTAGTACACTGGGAAAATCACGCAGTTTGTCGTGTGCGCAAGTGATAGTCATTGATGTATTGCGAAGTATACACCTGATATTCCGACTGATTTCAATATAAAGTTTTAAAACATGGCATCACGATTTAGTGGTGCTCTGCAATTGACGGATTTAGACGATTTCATAACTCCGTCACTGGtaagtttaaaaatatgttattcCCGTAGAATATCACCTAAACTTTTGTATTTGCATGTCCAGTTTCTCGAGCGTATAAGAATAGGCGCTaaattcgaatttgttttACAGGAGTGTATAAAACCAATTGAAATACCAAAGTCGAAGGCTAAGACAGGggctaaaataaaaatacaggAAGACGGAGCTTATGTAGAATTAAATGAGGTTCGTCTGttaataatgaatattataaatgCTGTCCTTTTATATAGTCAGAACTAATACCTTTTCACACTTCCGAAACTGAACCGAGCATGTTTCAcccaattaattatttttatttctttatcacAGTCTGGTACTTCGGAAAAACTTCAGAAAGTCGAGATCACTTTAGCCGACTGCTTAGCTTGCAGCGGCTGTATAACATCGGCCGAAAGCGTTCTTGTTACTCAGCAGAGCCAAGAGGAACTTCTGAGGGTCTTACAGGAAAATCAGAACTTTCGAGAGGTAATGCATTATATCTACATCGTACTCCTTGTTTCTCGAATGGAGGCAGAGTCGATAAAAAGTTGGTCACAATCTATTCTCAAATTAATGACAACGTTTTGATGTTTCACAGAATGGAAAACAAGAAGAGGCGAGATTCATCGTAGTGAGTTTATCAGTACAGCCAGTTTTGTCGCTAGCCGAGCGCTATGGTTTGGATCCAGAAAGCGCTACCCGGAAATTAGCTGGTCATTTTCGTCAATTGGGAGCAGATATGATATTGGACATGACTGCAGCAGATGATTTTTCTCTGCTGGAATCAGCGAGAGAATTTATTGAAAGATATAAGTCTTCTCAGGATAATGTCAAAGGTCAAATACCGATGCTGGCTTCGTCTTGTCCAGGTATAGCTTATTTTTTACCGAATACTGTGACTAAAAATTCCGACAGttgtgtattattataatccATCCAGgtaatttctttctttgtacAATTAGGCTGGGTTTGTTACGCGGAAAAGACTCACGGAAATTTCATACTGCCCTATATAAGTGTGACAAAATCGCCACAACAAGTAATGGGTTCTTTGGTCAAATACCATTTGACCAAGTACAAAGGGCTACCTCCTGAGCGAGTATATCACATCAGCGTGATGCCCtgttatgataaaaaattggaagCCTCTCGAGAAGATTTTTACAATGAACTTAAGCAGACCAGAGACGTCGACTGCGTGATTACGTCAAGTATGCAATATTAGTAAAACGTGTCGAGATGCATTattgtgaatttattcatCTTCATTGTTCGTGAttatgaattttgttttttttcagttgaatTGGAAAACATGTTGATTAGTCAGGGAGTGTCATTGAACGATGTTGAAAGTGGTGAAATAGACCGACCTTTTGGTGCATACAACAAAGAACAATCTGACAAAATACTTTGGGGACATCAAGGCTCGGGATCAGGTGGCTATGCTCATTTCATATTCCAGTACGCCGCTTATCATCTTTTCCAAGAAGCCAATACTActgttgaatttaaaaatctaagAAATCCAGATTTCAAGGAGGCAgttttggaaaaagatggaaaaattttactcaggTTCGCTATTGCCAATGGCTTTAAAAACATTCAAAACCTCGTTCAGAAACTTAAAAGAGGGAAGTCTCCGTATCACTATGTTGAAGTTATGGCCTGTCCTTCAGGTAAGTCTCATTCAAGCGACAAAGcatatttcaatattcgtTTCTTAAAACttggtttttttctcatctttatAGGCTGCCTCAACGGTGGAGCCCAAATACGACCTCAGGATGGTTTACAGCCACGTGAATTGGCCGCTAAACTTGAAACAGTTTATCACAGTCTTCCTTTAAGTAAACCAGAAGAAAATTGTGTTACATTAAGTTTGTACACTACGTGGCTTGAAGGCGAGCACTCCGACAAATCCGCTGCTTTCCTCCATACGCAGTATCATGAAATAGAGAAGATGAATACGGCACTTGCGATTAAGTGGTGAAATGTTCCACAAGAATGGCACAACTAATAACTAAGTAGGTAATTCTCCAAATTGGTATAAGGTAAAGAACAAAATTGGATGATTTGTATTAGCAATTAcgatatattaatatttataaacatctttatcatttgaaatatatttacaaattaaaatcatatgaaataaatatgtgGTACAATACTGAAGTAAATCGACACATATTTCATGCCAGAACAACAAGTTTTGAGTTCGAGTGTTATTAAGTGTTACTCAAAAAATCTATCTAAGAATTAAAATTGTACTGTTTGTGTGTATTATGCGAAATTACTAATATTTTTCGGTTTCTCATCTATTCTACATAGTGTTATTATCACGTTACTAACATTAACTTCCAGTTATATACAGGTATGTTGCATTAGTTCGGAAAAAAGTTAATATCATTCTCTTTTATGTTTCACATCCCTGATTACAATTCTGATTAATGAATATATCCATAATATAAGGTAATCACGTCGATGCAACTTCGAAAGAATTATgccatttttctctctctatttttccatATCCAAATAAGTTCATACTTTGAAATCTGTTATTTGAAATGTTATTACATCTTACTTTACGGTATTGCTTTCCATTTTTTCGAATTGGACCATTTGTTTTATGTAACCACATATTTTgcaattcattaattttaattttcaatcaaaattttctgaaatgaATACCAATCAATTCCACATTTCACGAAAACAAAGATTTCAATCTAGTAAAGCCCTTTGCATTCTTCAACAAAccattttaaatgaaattcaattctcaATACAAgctaatatttattaaaatcatAAATCGTACTGGGTGCTCTGTGTTACTTCCGTTTTATGCATCATCAATCGAGTAAGATTTCTATacagatatgtatatatatacatatatagaaaTAAACGCATTGACGAATAAAGCGACTCACTCTATAAAATTGATGTGCTATCATTTGTAAATGAATGTAAGCACTTAAATTTAAATCCAGAAGCTCCTAAAGTTTCTGTGTTTtggtaaatataaaattatttctgcTAACGAACTCGCACATAAAACAtcaagataattaattaatattaaacaCTGAAACTAGCTTGCCAAATTTTTTGCATGTTTATACTTTTGTTAGAATGATACTACGAGTTATTTTGACTTATATTCTAGACAGCTTTATGACAACTAATCTATGGTAAACACGCGATAGTGCAagttttcctttttcacaGTTAAATTAGACAACGATGTgttaaattaatattcaagCACTAAATAATTACCAACAActcaaaaaataatacatatataacaatatatatatataaatgtatgcaGGATGACTCAGAACTATTGCCCCATAGGCTgaaatgttatttatttctcataAGAAATTTGTCATTTGCGAATCACAGCTGTTCGAAATTTGCCGATCCAGGGGTATCTGATCACTCAGAATACTGCTACCCGATCGCCCAATTTCAGACAGATGTGATTCGCAAACGAGAAATTTCCTATTAAAAGTAAGAAATGTTTTAGTCAGAGATTTTCACAAGAAACACACTGATAGCCTATGGGACGAAAGTCCTGAGTAACCCTGTATATGGGTTGATGTTTTGCTAGCAAAATCAAAACATAACAAAACAAAGTATGTagttaaaattgtaaaacaaattTCTACAACATTTTGAGAAAGCTCAATATTATTTACGTATTCATCGTATGTAACGCACAATTCCTTGCACAATATGTACACAATATATGACACAAAACTATGTCTTCTTattagttttgttttttttttttttttttttttttaatcaatttaatttttcttattttctgaTTCATGGTCGACAGTAGAATCCGTTGATGAAATGACacccacttttttttttacccatttcAGCAATAGCTTACATTAAAACATCATGGTGATCACTATCATCAGAAAATACTTGAATCAGTTGCTATGACACaacatttttctcaaacattacAACAACATTCTTCAATCAGTTTCATTATTTGAATCTTTGGGTGGTCTGTACAAATGTTATTCTACTGACATAATTACTCATTCTATGAGCCTCTAAAATGTATATCTcgaagtaagaaaaaaaagttaatcgaaagacaaaaaaactatttaaaaACAACCAATAGTCGATAAGTGTGTGACAATAAATCTCACATTTTATCAACTTTGGCAGTCCCGTTTATCAGTTGCATTGTCCTGCAAATCAATATCTGAAGGCAAACTGTCTTCGATGTATTGAATTGAGTCTTGATCGGTATCATTTTGTATCTTTGATTGAAGATATGGGTCTATAAGCCACCCTtgcttgctgtccacttctcTAGACACGACAAGAAACAATTCCTTTTCCTTGCTATCGATCTGCTCCTTTAAGTATGCTATCAATTCATTATCCTGTAAAGTATAGATACTATGCAGTACAGGGCAGTGTTAAAAAATGAGTAGTAAACTTAAACACTAATATGAATTAGgagaaaaaagtatatattaACCTTTCCGATGAGTTGTGGCGTCTCAAGTTTGGAATCAAGATTGTAAAAAGTGCCGCTTATTTTACGCAAGGCGACCCAGTGCCGTCTTTTTAGTGGTAGCAAAACAAATCCTAGCTTATACTCGGTGGGTACGTTTAATATAAAGCCTTCAATGTTATCGAGACAAAGACATTTTGGAtctctgaaaaaattgattgccTTCAAATCAACAAAAGTGACTATTGCATCAGGTTGAGAAAAAGCAAAATATTACCTGCGTTTATCAAACCACACAGCCTCATGACCTTTTCTTTGTAAAGCAGCCATGATAACGTTGATATCATAATTACCAAGTCCCAGTAAAGATTTGTGCGGATTTATCCAAACGTCGGGGCTCAGACTATAACATATTTGATCTAATTCTTGCTTCGTAAATCCGTGCTCTTGAAATAGATTGTTCAAGGCGTGTAAAGCACAGAGCTCTTTAACCTGTGTCATTTGTAAACAGAATATTGTATACAGTGTGACAGGAAGTggggatgataaaaattagtGTAAAATGAAGTGTATTTCTCATTATGTTACCTGACGTTCATGATATATAGATCCATTCATGTCAAAAACTACACTTTTCACCATTCTTACTACATAATTATGCGACTACTCAAGTTGATGATTGTCATTAATTCTACTAAAACGTTGCTTTATTAGGGTGAAAATGAGAGGCGGACGTGAGTAAGATCTCTGCGTTTTTCAAGTTACTACATCTACATCGTAGTTAGTCGTAACTtgtttaatttaatatttaataaatataaccTATTCTGTTTTGTCTGACAGAAAGGATGGACAAAACACTACTATGTACAACCAGTTGTTAGAGATGCGATCACGGCCACAAAGTGCAGTGAATTATGCAAGATGTTGACTGACTTGCGTCCCGGAAGATATTGCCAAACGCCAAATGACTTAATAACGCTCTCTTGTGGATTTCCAATAGAACTGTTTCAGAAGTCACCTGACCtgcgtttgacgatttttacgaaataattATTGGTATTCATAACCTCTTAACCGTGATTTTGTAACAAAAACACgtgatatatttattactacATGAATTTGACCCGAAAAAATCTGTGATTAAACTAGGTGTGACCTtgtttaaaagtttttcataTTGATATAGATTATTAAGTGAGTTTAGTTAAAAAGTCACTCTcaaacctgacctaacctaacaATGATCTCATCTGTCAAACCCTGATTTGCTTTTCCTTGTGTTATTTTACGTGTAATACGAATTATCAAAGTTTGATAAGTTTTACAAATCTATTCGAACACTAACTAATCAACTCTTTTTATTCCAGGAATTTGTTACCACTTATTCAATATCAATCAATTTAACGATGACAGAGATTTCGGAGTCGCACAATAACGATAGTACAGCCTCGGTGATAACTGACCAGGAACGTGAATTGGCTCAGAATGCTTTGACCGATTTTCAGAAAAGCGCTTATTCAGGATGTCTGAGCAACTTGAACAAACTAGAGGCGTTGAGACCAAAAGATCTGAAAGTAATGCACAACAAAGTTGTCACCGAGTATTACAAAAGTGATCTGAAAAAGACTGAGCTGTTTAGAAAAAGTCTTAATGCTATATGTGGTCAAATAAGTACCGCCAACACAACTGAAGCTGTTGACGATGTCGAAAGATGCGTCATGCGATACAATCAGgctgttcttctttttcacacCAAACAGTATGACTTGGCTCTTAAAGTAGTCAACAAGCTGTTCACATTCGTCGAGCCGATGGGTGAGCAATTTACAAATTAGCTCGTCCTTCTGCAGGCTCCTTACAGACATTCCTTTTTGCACTAATGTTCTTTATTAAATTAGTTGCTGATTTCGTCACTGTCTTAATTACGATCAGTTCATTTGACAAGTTTTTGTGTTTACAAAGTTCTGAGCATCATTGTTATTCACATCGTTAAATTTTGCCCATTCTAGAGGAGAGTCTGGCGCATAAAGTCTGTCTGTTACTCATAAAGCTGCACATCGTTACAAATCAACCTGATGCAGCATTGTCGCTGTTAAATTATATTGAAAGTCAATTTGTCTCTACGGATACGTCCAAGATCACACCGACAGACAAGGAGAACGCTATAAAGCCTATCAAAGAGCAAAAAGAGAAGACGGATAATGTTGACGCAGCAACAGATGCATTTAGGATCAAATTGTTAAAGTACAAGGCGAGGATCTACCTCATGACCCATCAGCTCAAGTTGTGTAAGAAGGAGTGGAAGGCTCTTGTTGCTTCCGGCACACCTGTTGTAAGTTTCATCTTGAAACAGTGAAACTTGAAACCAGGTTTTTCACAGGAAATATAAACGTGCCCTGATGAAGAACCTTATACTTCTTAAATCTTCAAgtagtatttgaaaaattatgatgTATCATGCAAAGCGGTGAAATTTGACACAAGTCATACACCtgtttcataaaaaatgtGCTGGATATTGATCGTAGAAAAATTTGCACCAAGGCTTGCTTTTGATTTGTTGTTTTTAGAACGTCTCATCTATACTTCTGAAGGGAAATTTGGAATATCTGAGAGGGAATTACAGAAAGGCtatcaaaatattaaattccATATCTGCAGATGGTCTGGAATACAAGTAAGCTGCCAATGTATCAACTATATTTTTGTACCATCTTGGCTATGTCTGGAACTTGTAAGACAATCTGATCGGTTGTTCGAAGACCtagttatttttttgtttgacaTTATTTTACACTGTCAATCTACTGCTTACAGAAGCAGCGGAGAATCGGCGGCAGTTTTATACTATAACAATATGGCTTGTCTGCACCATGCGATGGGCAAACCAAACTTGGCTTGTTACTATTTACAAAAAGCGTTACAAGAGAACAAAAATGCGGTTGAAAGCATCCAAGTTAAAGATGCTGGTAAAATCTAATAACATTTTCATAACTTTgaacattcaatttttgtctTCCAAAGCATCAACTTAAAACTAAACTCTGATAAATATTCGCAGATCCGTTTTTGTCGCAACCGCTTTATACTCTTGGCGGTAATAAGCATTACGAATTAATGTACAGCTTGGGGGTATCGCTACTACATGCAAGACGTGCAGCGCAGGCATTTGAATGTTTCACAGAATCCGCGCAAAAACTGCACAACAGTCCACGTCTCTGGCTGAGAATGGCCGAATGCTGTATATATAGT belongs to Neodiprion lecontei isolate iyNeoLeco1 chromosome 5, iyNeoLeco1.1, whole genome shotgun sequence and includes:
- the LOC107227478 gene encoding dynein axonemal light chain 4-like encodes the protein MSAGEVMKELLQPIIHTYPLCKTTDMPEEMKQEALELCTTAAEKYADNYEHAAKMIKESLDKKFSPPFQVVVGEAYGFSVTHQEKTLLYMYTGGNLAALIWRTVTGFS
- the LOC107227475 gene encoding dynein axonemal light chain 4, whose amino-acid sequence is MTEVKKDDVVKILHTYPLCRKCDMSDEMKQEAMELCVTAAEKYADNYESASKMIKETMDKKFGASWHTVVGEGYGFEITYQLKHLLYMYCAGNLAICIWKSA
- the LOC107227467 gene encoding probable cytosolic Fe-S cluster assembly factor CPIJ010948, translated to MASRFSGALQLTDLDDFITPSLECIKPIEIPKSKAKTGAKIKIQEDGAYVELNESGTSEKLQKVEITLADCLACSGCITSAESVLVTQQSQEELLRVLQENQNFRENGKQEEARFIVVSLSVQPVLSLAERYGLDPESATRKLAGHFRQLGADMILDMTAADDFSLLESAREFIERYKSSQDNVKGQIPMLASSCPGWVCYAEKTHGNFILPYISVTKSPQQVMGSLVKYHLTKYKGLPPERVYHISVMPCYDKKLEASREDFYNELKQTRDVDCVITSIELENMLISQGVSLNDVESGEIDRPFGAYNKEQSDKILWGHQGSGSGGYAHFIFQYAAYHLFQEANTTVEFKNLRNPDFKEAVLEKDGKILLRFAIANGFKNIQNLVQKLKRGKSPYHYVEVMACPSGCLNGGAQIRPQDGLQPRELAAKLETVYHSLPLSKPEENCVTLSLYTTWLEGEHSDKSAAFLHTQYHEIEKMNTALAIKW
- the LOC107227499 gene encoding josephin-2; amino-acid sequence: MVKSVVFDMNGSIYHERQVKELCALHALNNLFQEHGFTKQELDQICYSLSPDVWINPHKSLLGLGNYDINVIMAALQRKGHEAVWFDKRRDPKCLCLDNIEGFILNVPTEYKLGFVLLPLKRRHWVALRKISGTFYNLDSKLETPQLIGKDNELIAYLKEQIDSKEKELFLVVSREVDSKQGWLIDPYLQSKIQNDTDQDSIQYIEDSLPSDIDLQDNATDKRDCQS
- the LOC107227500 gene encoding CCR4-NOT transcription complex subunit 10-B; the encoded protein is MTEISESHNNDSTASVITDQERELAQNALTDFQKSAYSGCLSNLNKLEALRPKDLKVMHNKVVTEYYKSDLKKTELFRKSLNAICGQISTANTTEAVDDVERCVMRYNQAVLLFHTKQYDLALKVVNKLFTFVEPMEESLAHKVCLLLIKLHIVTNQPDAALSLLNYIESQFVSTDTSKITPTDKENAIKPIKEQKEKTDNVDAATDAFRIKLLKYKARIYLMTHQLKLCKKEWKALVASGTPVNVSSILLKGNLEYLRGNYRKAIKILNSISADGLEYKSSGESAAVLYYNNMACLHHAMGKPNLACYYLQKALQENKNAVESIQVKDADPFLSQPLYTLGGNKHYELMYSLGVSLLHARRAAQAFECFTESAQKLHNSPRLWLRMAECCIYSHKPTNEIDFNIHKRRKDLVQKVVGNGIYRKIILASALSKDTKYHTEGLSCAIPQPTLEFGMLCLKNALFLLPNDNNELNLPSTPMAGPQSVPMSLKPSHVLGGQHATQVSQATALEALNLKASVLAASAYISLCLGDNVVALEHAKALLGMSKLPGAYKMLGNLYAAESLILMNKINEAIEYLKPENIQDIDTFLPIPETLDKDKDKSEEPFVTPVRSWYPNSLPTGKAVLQYNLAVAYAIRGELDKSGETLKQVWISKGPNCDVPIHVIMLALYIELQLGNAHVSKSIIKQHCPQYQ